A single window of Brevundimonas naejangsanensis DNA harbors:
- a CDS encoding nucleoside deaminase, which yields MNEAEHRRWLAQAVDLALENVRAGGRPFGAVLVKDGALVASGVNRMLATNDPSSHAEMEALRQAGPALGGVDLSGAVLYASGHPCPMCLAAAVMTRVSAVYYAFSNADAEPYGFSSAATYQTLGVRLDPPPLPLTQLNVPERTAAELYGA from the coding sequence ATGAACGAGGCCGAACACCGCCGCTGGCTGGCCCAGGCCGTCGATCTGGCGCTGGAGAACGTCCGGGCGGGCGGGCGGCCGTTCGGCGCGGTGCTGGTCAAGGACGGGGCGCTGGTCGCCAGCGGCGTCAACCGGATGCTGGCGACGAACGATCCCAGCTCACACGCCGAAATGGAGGCCCTGCGTCAGGCGGGACCGGCGCTGGGCGGCGTGGACCTGTCGGGCGCGGTCCTCTACGCCAGCGGCCACCCTTGCCCGATGTGCCTGGCGGCGGCAGTGATGACGCGGGTCAGCGCCGTCTACTACGCCTTCAGCAATGCGGACGCCGAGCCCTACGGCTTCTCCAGCGCGGCGACCTATCAGACGCTGGGGGTGAGGCTGGACCCGCCGCCGCTGCCGCTGACGCAACTGAACGTGCCGGAGCGGACGGCGGCGGAGCTTTACGGCGCCTAG
- the gmk gene encoding guanylate kinase produces MSNNRTPRRGVLLIVASPSGAGKTSLCRRLMADHKGLELSVSMTTRDIRPGEVDGRDYNFVSAEEFQRLIDADAFLEWADVHGNRYGSPSAPVERALAEGRDVLFDIDWQGARDVAAKCPGDAVRVFILPPSLEELRRRLVTRSQDAEDVIERRVANAKGEIEHCDEFDYVLVNEDFDRSYAELAHIYHAERSCRRRNLWVDGYKAALLKEVV; encoded by the coding sequence ATGTCGAATAACCGCACTCCCCGCCGTGGCGTCCTGTTGATCGTGGCCAGCCCGTCGGGGGCCGGAAAGACCTCGCTGTGCCGCCGCCTGATGGCTGACCACAAGGGGCTGGAACTGTCGGTCTCCATGACGACCCGCGACATCCGTCCGGGCGAGGTGGACGGGCGCGACTACAACTTCGTCTCCGCCGAGGAATTCCAGCGTCTGATCGACGCCGACGCCTTCCTGGAATGGGCCGATGTGCACGGCAACCGCTACGGCAGCCCCAGCGCCCCGGTCGAGCGCGCGCTGGCCGAGGGCCGCGACGTCCTGTTCGACATCGACTGGCAGGGCGCCCGCGACGTGGCCGCCAAATGCCCCGGCGACGCCGTGCGGGTCTTCATCCTGCCGCCCAGCCTTGAGGAACTGCGCCGCCGCCTGGTGACGCGTTCTCAGGACGCCGAGGACGTGATCGAGCGCCGCGTCGCCAACGCCAAGGGCGAGATCGAGCACTGCGACGAGTTCGACTATGTGCTGGTCAATGAGGACTTCGACCGATCCTACGCCGAGCTGGCCCACATCTACCACGCCGAGCGCAGCTGCCGGCGCCGCAACCTGTGGGTCGACGGCTATAAGGCGGCCCTGTTGAAGGAAGTGGTCTGA
- a CDS encoding L,D-transpeptidase family protein, which translates to MSKSRLAASALPFIAAALAACGSPAETPKPQQPPAPAQPPAPAALTRDAVESAAFETAPAPVEGQPARPDPATARAQILLDRANFSPGVIDGLGGDNTRQAIAAFEKAAGLPQDGVLDAEVFRRLTAGDDGRVLTDYTITAADLSGPFIGQVPANLADMAKLKTVGYATPLEMLAEKFHMTEGLLQALNPGVDFAKAGQTIVVAAVAQTDLAAEVAHIVVDKAERSVRVYDAADKLLAFYPATIGSSARPAPSGEVTVVGVAPEPNYTYDPDRVSYDRGDRKVIVPPGPNNPVGSVWIDLSRDTYGIHGTPDPSKVGKTFSSGCVRLTNWDAEQLASKVKPGVRVTFR; encoded by the coding sequence ATGTCGAAATCGCGCCTCGCCGCCTCTGCCCTGCCCTTCATCGCGGCCGCCCTGGCGGCCTGCGGCTCTCCGGCCGAAACGCCCAAGCCGCAGCAGCCGCCGGCGCCGGCCCAACCCCCGGCGCCCGCCGCCCTGACCCGCGACGCCGTCGAAAGCGCCGCCTTCGAGACGGCCCCCGCTCCCGTCGAGGGCCAGCCCGCCCGTCCCGACCCGGCGACGGCGCGCGCGCAAATCCTGCTGGACCGCGCCAACTTCTCGCCGGGCGTCATCGACGGTCTGGGCGGCGACAACACCCGCCAAGCCATCGCCGCCTTCGAGAAGGCCGCCGGCCTGCCGCAGGACGGGGTGCTGGACGCCGAGGTCTTCCGCCGCCTGACGGCAGGCGACGACGGCCGCGTCCTGACCGACTACACCATCACCGCCGCTGATCTCAGCGGCCCCTTCATCGGACAGGTTCCGGCGAATCTGGCCGACATGGCCAAGCTGAAGACCGTCGGCTACGCCACCCCGCTGGAGATGCTGGCCGAGAAGTTCCACATGACCGAGGGCCTGCTGCAGGCGCTCAACCCCGGCGTCGACTTCGCCAAGGCGGGTCAGACCATCGTCGTCGCCGCTGTCGCCCAGACTGATCTGGCGGCCGAGGTGGCCCATATCGTCGTGGACAAGGCCGAGCGCTCGGTGCGGGTCTATGACGCGGCGGACAAGCTGCTGGCCTTCTATCCCGCCACCATCGGCAGTTCGGCGCGCCCGGCGCCCTCGGGCGAAGTGACGGTCGTCGGCGTCGCGCCCGAGCCGAACTACACCTACGACCCCGACCGGGTCAGCTATGACCGGGGCGACCGCAAGGTCATCGTGCCGCCGGGGCCGAACAATCCGGTCGGCTCGGTCTGGATCGACCTGTCGCGCGACACCTACGGCATCCACGGCACGCCAGACCCGTCCAAGGTCGGCAAGACCTTCTCCAGCGGCTGCGTGCGCCTGACCAACTGGGACGCCGAGCAACTGGCCTCAAAGGTCAAGCCGGGCGTGCGGGTGACCTTCCGCTAG
- a CDS encoding LPS-assembly protein LptD, which produces MTHRRLPRMGALRLRLLTGAALVIGAPLSSLAFASAAQAQTAPVPVQAPAQTAPQTTTEAAPGADGLTPDAVFVDADSAQRQGDVISAQGSAEDRVMARFQDHSLRAQDLTYDLQNRVATASGDAELTAPDGSVVHAQRIELDSDLKAGVAVDLATRLSNGSSLMAATAVRRSETVSELNNVIFTPCPICTVDGAAKTPSVSIQASKAVQNEELRAILYRDVVFRLGGVPIFYLPVFSHPDPTVDRASGFLVPWGDYQAGRGVSLEIPYLHVISPSEDVLVSPQFNTKVAPLLNLQWRKRFTDGMIVARGGATYGRSFGDFDLDGDGQAESNVRFGDTTTRSYLLAHGKFDPDGPWRWGFTAERVSDKTLFDRYDIRDAYQDNGLYYGDSRRLISQIYAERQTERSYLSVAAFTLQSLRVAEFNPITPALNVFEDDNTLPLVAPLIEARWEPEGPVLGGRLRLRGSAVALTRDAYVGFPTLAPELIPGGPTDGLPGVDSRRITGQAEWRRVLTSPIGLRWEPFVDLRADVYSVDDLPPALGVEDETHFRARTSAGVDVSYPLYRRLSASSDLILEPMAQLSISNKADLDPRIPNEDSQITELDHLSLFRMDRFPGYDLLEGGLRFTAGARATLRWDEVRSASLFIGRSMRADDQDEYLTPIPDDPARLYDPSGLASRTSDWVVQGTFNPSDRMRGWFHATVDGNGEIRRAEATVDGRWGRRNLASVSYIVDRSNPLDGPENRNYEFVQLSANQFVYGNWGVAVTGIADLERDIITRSEVGLLFDDDCFRIELGWRRDNTRVRPTGPAEGVYIRLNLATFGGSGYDRGNMR; this is translated from the coding sequence ATGACCCATCGCCGCCTCCCCCGTATGGGAGCCCTGCGCCTTCGGCTGTTGACCGGCGCGGCGTTGGTCATAGGCGCGCCCCTCTCATCGCTGGCGTTCGCCTCGGCCGCACAGGCCCAGACGGCGCCCGTCCCCGTTCAGGCCCCTGCGCAGACCGCGCCCCAGACCACGACCGAGGCCGCCCCCGGCGCCGACGGCCTGACGCCCGACGCCGTCTTCGTGGACGCCGATTCCGCTCAGCGTCAGGGCGACGTCATCTCGGCCCAGGGCTCGGCCGAGGATCGGGTCATGGCCCGCTTTCAGGACCACAGCCTGCGCGCTCAGGACCTCACCTATGACCTCCAGAACCGCGTGGCCACGGCCTCGGGCGACGCCGAACTGACGGCGCCGGACGGTTCGGTCGTCCACGCCCAACGGATCGAACTGGATTCCGACCTCAAGGCGGGCGTCGCCGTCGACCTGGCCACGCGCCTATCCAACGGCTCCAGCCTGATGGCCGCCACCGCCGTGCGCCGCTCCGAGACGGTTAGCGAGCTGAACAACGTCATCTTCACCCCCTGCCCGATCTGCACCGTGGACGGCGCGGCCAAGACGCCCAGCGTCTCCATCCAGGCGTCCAAGGCGGTGCAGAACGAAGAGCTGCGCGCAATCCTGTATCGCGACGTGGTGTTCCGGCTGGGCGGGGTGCCCATCTTCTATCTGCCGGTCTTCTCGCATCCTGATCCGACCGTGGATCGCGCGTCGGGTTTCCTGGTGCCGTGGGGCGACTATCAGGCGGGACGCGGGGTCTCGCTGGAGATTCCCTATCTGCACGTCATCTCGCCCTCTGAAGACGTGCTGGTCAGCCCCCAGTTCAACACCAAGGTCGCCCCGCTGCTGAACCTGCAGTGGCGCAAGCGATTCACCGACGGGATGATCGTCGCGCGCGGCGGCGCCACCTACGGCCGCAGCTTCGGCGACTTCGACCTGGACGGCGACGGCCAGGCGGAAAGCAACGTCCGTTTCGGCGACACGACGACGCGCAGCTATCTGCTGGCTCACGGCAAATTCGATCCCGACGGCCCGTGGCGCTGGGGCTTCACCGCCGAGCGGGTTTCGGACAAGACCCTGTTCGACCGCTACGACATCCGCGACGCCTATCAGGACAACGGCCTCTACTACGGCGACAGCCGCCGCCTGATCAGCCAGATCTACGCCGAGCGCCAGACCGAGCGGTCCTATCTGTCGGTCGCGGCCTTCACCTTGCAGAGCCTGCGGGTGGCCGAGTTCAACCCGATCACCCCGGCCCTGAACGTCTTTGAAGACGACAACACCCTGCCGCTGGTCGCGCCGCTGATCGAGGCGCGCTGGGAGCCTGAAGGCCCCGTGCTGGGCGGTCGTCTGCGCCTGCGCGGCTCGGCCGTGGCGCTGACGCGCGACGCCTATGTCGGCTTCCCGACCCTGGCGCCCGAACTGATTCCCGGCGGGCCGACGGACGGCCTGCCCGGCGTCGACAGCCGCCGCATCACCGGCCAGGCCGAGTGGCGCCGGGTGCTGACCTCGCCCATCGGCTTGCGGTGGGAGCCCTTCGTGGACCTGCGCGCCGACGTCTATTCGGTCGATGATCTGCCGCCCGCCCTCGGCGTAGAGGACGAGACCCATTTCCGCGCGCGGACCAGCGCCGGGGTCGATGTCAGCTATCCGCTGTATCGCCGCCTCAGCGCCTCGTCCGACCTGATCCTGGAGCCGATGGCCCAGCTGTCGATTTCCAACAAGGCGGACCTCGACCCGCGCATCCCGAACGAAGACAGCCAGATCACCGAACTGGATCACCTGTCCCTGTTCCGCATGGACCGCTTCCCCGGCTACGACCTGCTGGAGGGCGGCCTGCGCTTCACGGCGGGCGCCCGCGCCACCTTGCGCTGGGACGAGGTGCGCTCGGCCAGCCTGTTCATCGGCCGCAGCATGCGCGCCGACGACCAGGACGAATATCTGACGCCGATCCCGGACGATCCGGCCCGCCTCTATGACCCGTCGGGTCTAGCCAGCCGGACCTCGGACTGGGTGGTTCAAGGGACGTTCAATCCGTCGGACCGGATGCGCGGCTGGTTCCACGCCACCGTCGACGGCAATGGCGAGATTCGCCGCGCCGAAGCGACGGTCGACGGCCGCTGGGGTCGCCGCAACCTGGCCAGCGTCAGCTACATTGTCGACCGCTCCAATCCGCTGGACGGACCCGAGAACCGCAACTACGAATTCGTCCAGCTGTCGGCCAACCAGTTCGTCTATGGCAACTGGGGCGTGGCGGTGACCGGCATCGCCGATCTGGAACGCGACATCATCACCCGCTCGGAGGTCGGCCTGTTGTTTGACGACGACTGTTTCCGCATCGAGCTGGGCTGGCGCCGCGACAACACCCGGGTACGCCCCACCGGCCCGGCCGAGGGCGTCTATATCCGTCTTAACCTCGCCACTTTTGGAGGTTCAGGCTATGATCGCGGCAATATGCGGTAG
- a CDS encoding peptidylprolyl isomerase, with amino-acid sequence MRLKRYSTGAALAALMVVAAVEPSWAQTAPAAQAQAQPAAPPAAGALNPAAEEAPQRATPAPQFRMADGIIATVNDRIITGFDLRQRMLVVMAMSQLQPTEENIAAIQQQALNDLIEQHLQAQEIAKFDQLKITDDEVDREIADMARQAGASPESFLAFLQQGGIALPAFREQIRTEVGWRELVGGRFRDRARVSKSQVDQAVRQLTESATKPQYLVGEIYLEAARVGGMQEAMNGARQLVQQMIQGAPFMAVARQFSAAPSAARGGDAGWIVKGAAQPALETVMETLEVGQLSNPIPVDGGVYILYMRDKRSGASTSMVKMKQVMIELPETADEAQVAAATQRLEALRGQLTCDNILTRARSETGLLGADLGESDVDDLAPQFQQVARSAEIGSVSTAVRTPLGVHLLAVCDRRLGGPEAPSPQQVEARLQNQNYAMLGRRYLRDLREDALIEIKQ; translated from the coding sequence ATGCGTTTGAAGCGTTACTCTACGGGAGCCGCCCTGGCCGCCCTCATGGTCGTGGCGGCCGTGGAGCCTTCATGGGCCCAGACGGCGCCGGCGGCTCAGGCTCAGGCTCAGCCCGCCGCCCCGCCCGCAGCCGGCGCCCTGAATCCGGCGGCGGAAGAAGCGCCTCAGCGCGCGACGCCGGCGCCTCAGTTCCGCATGGCCGACGGCATCATCGCTACGGTCAACGACCGCATCATCACGGGCTTCGACCTGCGCCAGAGGATGCTGGTCGTCATGGCCATGTCCCAGTTGCAGCCGACCGAAGAAAACATCGCCGCCATCCAGCAGCAGGCGCTCAACGACCTGATCGAACAGCATCTCCAGGCGCAGGAAATCGCCAAGTTCGACCAGTTGAAGATCACCGACGACGAGGTTGATCGCGAAATCGCCGACATGGCCCGCCAGGCCGGCGCCAGCCCCGAATCCTTCCTCGCCTTCCTGCAACAGGGCGGCATCGCCCTTCCCGCCTTCCGCGAACAGATCCGCACCGAGGTGGGCTGGCGCGAACTGGTTGGCGGCCGCTTCCGCGACCGCGCCCGCGTCAGCAAGAGCCAGGTCGACCAGGCCGTGCGCCAGCTGACGGAATCCGCCACCAAGCCCCAGTATCTGGTCGGGGAGATCTACCTCGAAGCGGCCCGCGTCGGCGGGATGCAGGAAGCCATGAACGGCGCGCGCCAGTTGGTGCAGCAGATGATCCAGGGCGCCCCCTTCATGGCCGTGGCGCGCCAGTTCTCGGCCGCTCCTTCAGCCGCGCGCGGCGGCGACGCCGGGTGGATCGTCAAGGGCGCCGCCCAGCCCGCCCTGGAAACGGTCATGGAGACCCTGGAAGTCGGTCAGCTGTCCAACCCGATCCCCGTCGATGGCGGCGTCTACATCCTGTACATGCGCGACAAGCGCTCGGGCGCCTCGACCAGCATGGTCAAGATGAAGCAGGTCATGATCGAACTGCCCGAGACCGCCGACGAGGCTCAGGTCGCCGCCGCGACCCAGCGTCTCGAGGCCCTGCGCGGCCAACTGACGTGCGACAATATCCTGACCCGCGCTCGCTCTGAGACGGGCCTGCTCGGCGCCGACCTGGGCGAAAGCGACGTCGACGATCTGGCGCCGCAGTTCCAGCAGGTCGCCCGCTCGGCCGAGATCGGCTCGGTCAGCACGGCGGTGCGTACGCCTCTGGGCGTCCACCTGCTGGCTGTCTGCGACCGCCGCCTGGGCGGCCCCGAAGCCCCCTCGCCGCAACAGGTCGAAGCGCGTCTGCAGAATCAGAACTACGCCATGCTGGGCCGCCGCTATCTGCGCGACCTGCGTGAAGACGCCCTGATCGAAATCAAGCAATGA
- the pdxA gene encoding 4-hydroxythreonine-4-phosphate dehydrogenase PdxA: protein MTMLRPLIVTMGDPAGVGPEIIARAWSALSSPPGPVAPITPFVVVGDAQVLKAQGQPVEAVLSPSDAASVFGRAVPVLHHPAPAPVTPGQPEPANAVAVADWIERGVDLVLSGEGSGLVTAPIAKAPMYASGFRFPGHTEFIAELTADVPFSGTRGPVMMLTAKDLRACLVTIHVPIDQLPELVTGERVARVARVVHESMKRDFGVHDPRLAMAALNPHAGEGGAIGLQETTVLRPAAEALRAEGLNITDPLPADTLFHEEARARYDAVVCLYHDQALIPVKTLDFWGGVNATLGLPLVRTSPDHGTGFDIAGKGVARADSFIAAVRLASEMASARANR from the coding sequence ATGACGATGCTCCGGCCGCTCATCGTCACGATGGGCGACCCCGCCGGGGTCGGGCCGGAGATCATCGCCCGCGCCTGGTCGGCGCTGTCGTCGCCGCCCGGCCCTGTGGCCCCGATCACGCCCTTCGTCGTGGTCGGCGACGCGCAGGTGCTGAAGGCCCAGGGCCAGCCGGTCGAGGCGGTGCTCAGCCCGTCGGACGCAGCCTCCGTCTTCGGCCGCGCCGTCCCTGTCCTGCACCATCCGGCGCCCGCGCCCGTGACGCCCGGCCAGCCCGAACCCGCCAACGCCGTCGCCGTGGCCGACTGGATCGAGCGCGGCGTCGATCTGGTGCTGTCGGGCGAAGGCTCCGGTCTGGTGACGGCGCCCATCGCCAAGGCGCCCATGTACGCCTCGGGCTTCCGCTTTCCGGGCCACACCGAGTTCATCGCCGAACTGACCGCCGACGTTCCGTTCAGCGGCACGCGCGGCCCGGTGATGATGCTGACGGCGAAAGACCTGCGCGCCTGCCTCGTCACCATTCATGTGCCGATCGACCAGCTGCCCGAGCTGGTGACCGGCGAGCGCGTCGCCCGGGTCGCCCGCGTCGTCCACGAATCGATGAAGCGCGATTTCGGCGTCCACGACCCGCGCCTGGCCATGGCCGCTCTGAACCCCCACGCGGGCGAAGGCGGCGCTATCGGCCTGCAGGAGACGACGGTGCTGCGCCCCGCCGCCGAGGCTCTACGCGCCGAGGGATTGAACATCACCGACCCCCTGCCCGCCGACACCCTGTTCCACGAAGAGGCGCGGGCGCGCTACGACGCCGTGGTCTGCCTCTATCACGACCAGGCGCTGATCCCGGTGAAGACGCTGGACTTCTGGGGCGGAGTGAACGCCACCCTGGGCCTGCCCCTCGTCCGCACCTCGCCCGACCACGGCACCGGCTTCGACATCGCGGGCAAGGGCGTGGCTCGCGCCGACAGCTTCATCGCCGCCGTCCGCCTGGCTTCCGAGATGGCGTCCGCCCGCGCGAACCGCTAA
- the rsmA gene encoding 16S rRNA (adenine(1518)-N(6)/adenine(1519)-N(6))-dimethyltransferase RsmA codes for MTDHLPSLRETLDAHGLSAKKSFGQHFLLDLNVTRKIVRYAGPFDGRAVIEVGPGPGGLTRALLESDAGKVVLVEKDPRFIPLLSELDDGSGRLTIVEADALKVREAELVEGPAHLVSNLPYNVGTPLLIKWLTGPWTPCALTLMFQKEVAERVVAQPGEDAYGRLAVITQAVAEARIVMHLPAAAFTPPPKVASAVVHLIPLAERPAPDRLKRLERVTAAAFGQRRKMLRSSLKQLGGAALCEAAGIEPDARAETIDVAGFLRLADALT; via the coding sequence GTGACCGATCATCTGCCCTCCCTGCGTGAAACGCTCGACGCCCACGGCCTGTCGGCCAAGAAGAGCTTCGGCCAGCACTTCCTGCTGGACCTCAACGTCACGCGCAAGATCGTCCGCTACGCCGGACCGTTCGACGGCCGCGCCGTCATCGAGGTCGGCCCCGGCCCCGGCGGCCTGACCCGCGCCCTGCTGGAGAGCGACGCGGGCAAGGTAGTCCTGGTCGAGAAGGATCCGCGTTTCATCCCCCTGTTGTCCGAACTGGACGACGGCTCGGGCCGCCTGACCATCGTCGAGGCCGACGCGCTGAAGGTGCGGGAAGCCGAACTGGTCGAGGGACCGGCGCATCTGGTCTCCAACCTGCCCTACAACGTCGGCACGCCGCTGTTGATCAAATGGCTGACGGGGCCGTGGACGCCGTGCGCCCTCACCCTGATGTTCCAGAAGGAAGTGGCCGAGCGCGTGGTGGCCCAGCCCGGCGAGGACGCCTATGGCCGTCTGGCCGTCATCACCCAGGCCGTGGCCGAGGCGCGCATCGTCATGCACCTGCCCGCCGCCGCCTTCACCCCGCCGCCCAAGGTGGCCTCGGCCGTGGTGCATCTGATACCCTTGGCGGAGCGCCCCGCCCCCGACCGCCTGAAGCGGCTGGAACGGGTCACGGCGGCCGCCTTTGGCCAGCGTCGCAAGATGCTGCGCTCCAGCCTGAAACAACTCGGCGGCGCCGCCCTGTGCGAAGCCGCTGGAATCGAACCCGACGCCCGCGCCGAGACCATCGACGTGGCGGGCTTCCTCAGATTGGCCGACGCTTTGACATGA
- a CDS encoding YicC/YloC family endoribonuclease, whose amino-acid sequence MSGSHICGMTGFGRADGGLDGWTWTVEARSVNGRTLETRFRGPGGFDNLERLAKAAAQARLNRGQVTLGLQAKRAEGFEPAPRVNEAVLATYLRLANQLAQEGATPPSADGLLALRGVIEVAEEDEDAEGRAALESAMAATVEQALDALKASRQREGEQLTPVIHDFVGTIEALVARAELEASAQVEAIRDRFTRRISELAPDAPGLDERVFLEAAALATKADVREELDRLTAHVASARALLQQPPAGRKLDFLMQEFMREANTLCSKSATTALTGIGLELKAVIEQLREQVQNVE is encoded by the coding sequence ATGAGCGGAAGTCACATCTGCGGCATGACCGGCTTCGGCCGGGCCGACGGCGGGCTGGACGGCTGGACCTGGACGGTCGAGGCGCGCTCGGTCAACGGGCGGACGTTGGAGACGCGCTTTCGCGGGCCCGGCGGCTTCGACAATCTGGAGCGGCTGGCCAAGGCGGCGGCGCAGGCGCGCCTGAACCGGGGCCAGGTGACGCTGGGCCTGCAGGCCAAGCGCGCCGAGGGGTTCGAGCCCGCGCCGCGCGTCAATGAGGCGGTGCTGGCGACCTATCTGCGGCTGGCCAACCAGTTGGCGCAGGAGGGGGCGACCCCGCCCTCCGCTGACGGCCTGCTGGCTCTGCGCGGCGTCATCGAGGTCGCTGAAGAGGATGAGGACGCGGAAGGCCGCGCCGCCTTGGAAAGCGCCATGGCCGCCACGGTCGAGCAGGCGCTGGATGCGCTGAAAGCGTCGCGCCAGCGCGAGGGCGAGCAACTAACGCCGGTGATCCACGACTTCGTCGGAACCATCGAGGCCCTGGTCGCGCGCGCCGAGCTTGAGGCGTCGGCCCAGGTCGAGGCCATCCGCGACCGCTTCACCCGCCGGATCAGCGAACTGGCGCCCGATGCGCCCGGTCTGGACGAGCGGGTCTTCCTTGAGGCGGCCGCATTGGCGACCAAGGCCGACGTGCGCGAGGAGCTGGACCGGCTGACGGCCCACGTCGCCTCGGCCCGCGCACTGTTGCAGCAACCCCCCGCCGGTCGAAAACTCGACTTCCTGATGCAGGAATTCATGCGTGAGGCGAACACCCTCTGTTCGAAATCCGCTACGACCGCGCTCACCGGAATCGGCCTGGAGTTGAAGGCCGTCATCGAACAGCTTCGAGAACAAGTTCAGAATGTCGAATAA
- a CDS encoding pyridoxal phosphate-dependent aminotransferase: MTVEIQPFRAIAISRIAHEMKAQGQSVIHMEFGQPSTGAPAPALAEAHRVIDAEAGGYWESPLLRARVAKLYKDRYGVEIDPERVIMTAGASPALVVALNMRFAPGDRVAIARPGYVAYRNTMKALHIVPQEIDCGADVRFQLTAKALRDLDPAPQGVIIASPANPTGTVIAEDELKAIVEVCRERDISIISDEIYHGITYGHDTPCMLQFDDKAMIVNSFSKYWSMAGWRLGWLILPEEEVQQARARMGNMFLTPPTLSQFAGLAAMDCEDELEANIDVYRANRELMLKALPAMGLRSIAPPDGAFYIYADIGHLTNDSMAFCEKLVRETGVATAPGVDFDPVNGHRFIRFSFAVSTPEIEDALSRLKPFFAARTEEAQEQQPA, encoded by the coding sequence ATGACAGTAGAAATCCAACCCTTCCGCGCCATCGCCATCAGCCGCATCGCCCATGAGATGAAGGCCCAAGGCCAGTCGGTCATCCACATGGAGTTCGGCCAGCCCTCGACCGGGGCGCCTGCGCCCGCCCTGGCTGAGGCGCACCGCGTGATCGACGCCGAAGCCGGCGGCTATTGGGAAAGCCCCCTGCTGCGCGCCCGTGTGGCCAAGCTGTACAAGGATCGCTACGGCGTCGAGATCGACCCCGAGCGCGTCATCATGACGGCCGGCGCCTCGCCCGCCCTGGTGGTGGCGCTGAACATGCGCTTCGCCCCCGGCGACCGCGTGGCCATCGCCCGCCCCGGCTATGTCGCCTATCGCAACACGATGAAGGCCCTGCACATCGTCCCGCAGGAGATCGACTGCGGCGCCGACGTGCGCTTCCAGCTGACGGCCAAGGCCCTGCGCGACCTGGACCCGGCGCCCCAGGGCGTCATCATCGCCAGCCCCGCCAACCCGACCGGCACCGTCATCGCCGAGGACGAGCTGAAGGCCATCGTCGAGGTCTGCCGCGAGCGCGACATCAGCATCATCTCGGACGAGATCTATCACGGCATCACCTACGGCCACGACACGCCCTGTATGCTGCAGTTCGACGACAAGGCCATGATCGTGAACAGCTTCTCCAAATACTGGAGCATGGCGGGCTGGCGCCTGGGCTGGCTGATCCTGCCGGAAGAAGAGGTCCAGCAGGCCCGCGCGCGCATGGGCAACATGTTCCTGACGCCGCCGACGCTCAGCCAGTTCGCAGGTCTGGCCGCCATGGACTGCGAAGACGAGCTGGAAGCCAATATCGACGTCTATCGCGCCAACCGCGAGCTGATGCTGAAGGCCCTGCCCGCCATGGGCCTGCGCTCGATCGCGCCGCCGGACGGCGCCTTCTACATCTATGCGGACATCGGCCACCTGACTAACGACAGCATGGCCTTCTGCGAGAAGCTGGTGCGCGAAACCGGCGTGGCCACGGCGCCGGGCGTCGACTTCGATCCGGTCAACGGCCACCGCTTCATCCGCTTCAGCTTCGCCGTCTCCACGCCTGAGATCGAGGACGCGCTCAGCCGCCTGAAGCCCTTCTTCGCCGCCCGCACCGAAGAGGCGCAGGAACAGCAGCCAGCGTAA